CCGAAAAGTTATGCTTTTGGTTTTCTATTGGCTTTATTGTCATTTCAGCTAATAACAGTACTCTTTCTTTTTTCTGAAGATATATTTCGATTTTTGTCAGGATCCTATCAAAAAATTTTTGGTGTTGATCGTGAATTTTCATTTCCGGAACGGAGGCGTTTCTTGAGTTTAGTGGCCTTAGGAATCGCAGCACTTCCTTTTGGATCTTTATTATACGGTATGTATCGAGGTAAGTATAATTTTAAAGTACTAAAGTATACTTTAGAGTTTGATGATCTTCCAGATGCTTTTGATGGCTATACGATATCGCAAATATCTGATGTGCATAGTGGTAGTTTTGATAATGAAGAAAAAGTTTCTTATGCTATTGATCTTGTTAATAAACAGAAAAGTGATGTCTTGTTTTTTACGGGAGACCTTGTAAATAATAAAGCAGAGGAAATGGAACCTTGGAAGGTCTTGTTCTCAAAATTAGAGGCGCCAGATGGTAAGTTTTCTATTTTAGGTAATCATGATTATGGAGATTATGTAGATTGGGATACTGAAGAAGAAAAAGCGGCGAATTTAGAGGAATTAAAAAAAATACAGAAAGAAATAGGGTTTGACCTTATTTTGAATGATAGTAGGTATTTGCAACGGAAAGAGGATAAAATAGCTTTAATTGGTGTGGAGAATTGGGGTAGAGGCGGATTTAAAAAATCGGGTGACCTTAAAAAAGCATCAGAGAAAATTGATAAAAACGATTTTAAAATATTGCTAAGTCATGATCCTAGCCATTG
This genomic stretch from Cellulophaga algicola DSM 14237 harbors:
- a CDS encoding metallophosphoesterase; its protein translation is MLRWVIFVIVYIILGFYSLQAIKTASRYPGVYYSFIVIMLLVVGNFIYQFTFGESDGRVLSRPKSYAFGFLLALLSFQLITVLFLFSEDIFRFLSGSYQKIFGVDREFSFPERRRFLSLVALGIAALPFGSLLYGMYRGKYNFKVLKYTLEFDDLPDAFDGYTISQISDVHSGSFDNEEKVSYAIDLVNKQKSDVLFFTGDLVNNKAEEMEPWKVLFSKLEAPDGKFSILGNHDYGDYVDWDTEEEKAANLEELKKIQKEIGFDLILNDSRYLQRKEDKIALIGVENWGRGGFKKSGDLKKASEKIDKNDFKILLSHDPSHWEDVVIHDEYHYHLTLSGHTHGMQFGIEIPGWIKWSPIKWRYKYWAGIYKELGQFINVNRGFGFLGYPGRVGIWPEITVITLKKKPLA